In Gymnogyps californianus isolate 813 chromosome 1, ASM1813914v2, whole genome shotgun sequence, the following are encoded in one genomic region:
- the LOC127020011 gene encoding regucalcin, with product MSSVKIECIASEGYRIGESPVWDEKESALLCVDITGRKVCRWSSVTKQVQAISVDAPVSSVALRKSGDYVITLGTRFAALKWKEQLVTTITHVDEDKPNNRFNDGKVDPAGRYFAGTMAEEIRPAVLERHQGSLYTLFSDLSVVKHFDQVDISNGLDWSLDHKTFFYIDSLSYSVDAFDYDLQTGKIGNRRSMYKLEKEESIPDGMCIDTEGKLWVACYNGGRVIRLDPETGKRLQTVRLPVDKTTSCCFGGKDYSEMYVTSASDGMDKEWLSRQPQAGGIFKITGLGVKGVPPYPFAG from the exons ATGTCGTCCGTTAAGATTGAGTGCATTGCCAGCGAGGGCTACAGGATTGGGGAGTCGCCTGTCTGGGATGAGAAGGAAAGTGCGCTCCTCTGCGTGGACATCACGGGTAGAAAGGTGTGCCGCTGGAGCTCGGTCACCAAGCAAGTACAGGCCATCTCTGTGG ATGCTCCCGTGAGCTCCGTGGCTCTCCGGAAATCCGGGGATTACGTCATCACCCTGGGAACCAggtttgctgctttgaaatggaaagagcAGCTGGTAACCACCATTACTCACGTGGATGAGGATAAACCAAACAACCGATTCAATGATGGGAAAGTGGATCCTGCAGGGAGGTATTTCGCAG GTACGATGGCTGAGGAGATTCGACCTGCTGTGCTGGAAAGACACCAGGGCTCTCTGTATACGCTCTTCTCCGACCTCTCAGTGGTGAAGCACTTTGATCAGGTGGACATTTCTAATGGGCTGGACTGGTCGCTGGATCACAAAACCTTCTTTTACATTGACAGCTTGTCCTACTCAGTGGATGCATTTGATTATGACCTCCAAACTGGAAAAATTG GCAACCGTAGGAGTATGtacaaactggaaaaagaggaaagcattCCTGATGGGATGTGCATTGATACAGAAGGCAAACTCTGGGTAGCTTGTTACAATGGTGGGAGAGTGATTCGTCTTGATCCTGAGACAG gaaaaagaCTCCAGACTGTGAGACTTCCTGTTGACAAGACAACTTCCTGCTGTTTCGGAGGAAAGGATTATTCAGAAATGTATGTGACTTCTGCCAGTGACGGGATGGACAAAGAGTGGCTTTCACGGCAACCGCAGGCTGGCGGGATTTTCAAG ATAACAGGGCTAGGCGTGAAAGGAGTCCCACCGTATCCATTTGCAGGTTAA